A stretch of Kazachstania africana CBS 2517 chromosome 7, complete genome DNA encodes these proteins:
- the SMC2 gene encoding condensin subunit SMC2 (similar to Saccharomyces cerevisiae SMC2 (YFR031C); ancestral locus Anc_7.186) yields the protein MKIEELIIDGFKSYAARTVISDWDPQFNAITGLNGSGKSNILDAICFVLGISSMSTVRASNLQDLIYKRGQAGVTKASVTVVFDNSDRDNSPIGFTNSPKISVTRQVVLGGTSKYLINGHRAPQQSVLQLFQSVQLNINNPNFLIMQGKITKVLNMKPTEILSLIEEAAGTKMFEDRREKAERTMAKKETKLQENRALLAEEIEPKLEKLRSEKRIFLDFQTTQTDLERTSRVVSAFNYYNMKHRQSSFEQTLQDSEDKCNHLKEEIEKVSEEIKSLNEDLEELKLQKKNEMDNEGRLVNFEKEESDLLKQISRIKTTLSIKNDSIDEAEKELQKLNSNNEELTKELEMKLAQYTSTEKEYEIANSELTRLKELQGKKSELLSTLSTGISSNGATDDGYSAQLVATKKKLNDTEVLIKKLNMKRSMLQKELASNEPKLFQAKREHEKSSKIMEQNEKYCGELRSQLASFGYDPDLLKFLRKEESEVQQQLYRANEEAEALKRRVANIEFNYTRPSANFDPKSVKGVAAQLFTVDQQQFDNAIALQVCAGGRLYNIIVDNEITASQLLERGRLKKRVTIIPLSKIATRTLNKNTLALAKELAPGKVELALNLIGYDDEVSKAMEFIFGNGLVCKDADTAKKVTFHPNIRTRSITQQGDVYDPEGTLSGGSRNTTRSLLVDIQKYNHAVAKVNELELKLIEMQKKLKEQEETSQKTKSLQNELNLADHKLNIAQRRLVENSAAQIIKRNKELHEELQGCEEQILVEKKNASALEIEIETTKKDAEEFSKDKNSKLSKLKNEIEKLNKAIEDVENKSESLYDLYQNLQLETEQLANEIKSNKEMMEQTKANVGKLEEEKVSVDSHLQELNTSLIEVQTRVKEERARLLGIDEELKELESLVKSKQDTKSQHEIDLKKITNETNSFRQNSTNLQANIEKLIDEHEWLQDMEVVKGIVNQYHGINLQEYTERQKQLHEKFSEMKRKVNPNIMSMIENVEKKETALKTMIRTIEKDKMKIQETIGKLNEYKRETLIKTWEKVTNDFGKIFEDLLPNSFAKLVPCEGKDVTEGLEVKVRLGTIWKESLVELSGGQRSLIALSLIMALLQFRPAPMYILDEVDAALDLSHTQNIGHLIKTRFKGSQFIVVSLKEGMFNNANRVFRTRFQDGTSVVSIM from the coding sequence ATGAAAATTGAGGAGCTAATCATTGatggtttcaaatcttATGCGGCCAGAACAGTGATATCCGACTGGGACCCTCAATTCAATGCTATTACAGGGCTTAATGGTTCGGGGAAGTCGAATATATTGGATGCAATTTGTTTTGTCCTCGGTATATCTTCAATGTCTACCGTGAGAGCCTCCAATTTACAGGATTTGATTTACAAGAGAGGTCAAGCCGGTGTAACAAAGGCAAGTGTTACCGTAGTATTCGATAACAGTGATAGAGATAATTCTCCTATTGGGTTTACAAACTCTCCTAAGATTTCTGTGACCCGGCAAGTTGTGCTTGGAGGAACgtccaaatatttgatcaATGGTCATAGAGCACCTCAACAATCCGTTCTACAATTATTTCAGTCAGTTCAATTAAATATTAACAATCCTAATTTTCTAATCATGCAAGGTAAGATTACTAAAGTGCTTAATATGAAACCTACTGAGATTCTGTCATTGATAGAAGAAGCTGCAGGAACTAAGATGTTTGAAGATAGAAGAGAGAAAGCAGAACGTACCATGGCAAAGAAGGAAACTAAACTACAGGAAAATAGAGCATTATTGGCTGAGGAAATTGAACCAAAACtagaaaaattgagaagTGAAAAGAGAatctttcttgattttcaaaCGACCCAAACAGATCTCGAAAGAACCTCAAGAGTGGTCAGTGCATTCAATTATTACAATATGAAGCATAGGCAATCTAGTTTTGAACAAACACTGCAAGATAGTGAAGATAAATGTAATCATTTGAAGGAGGAGATCGAAAAGGTCtcagaagaaattaagagtttaaatgaagatttagaagaattaaagcttcagaagaaaaatgaaatggatAATGAAGGTAGGCTTGTgaactttgaaaaagaagaaagtgatTTGCTTAAGCAAATATCAAGAATCAAGACTACTTTATCGATTAAAAATGACAGTATTGATGAGGCAGAAAAGGAACTCCAAAAACTTAACTCGAATAATGAAGAGTTGACTAAGGAGttagaaatgaaattggCCCAGTACACTTCAacagaaaaagaatatgaaatAGCAAATTCTGAACTTACTAGATTAAAAGAACTACAGGGGAAAAAATCCGAACTTCTTTCAACATTATCGACGGGTATTTCTTCCAATGGCGCTACAGATGATGGCTATAGTGCACAGCTTGTTGctacgaaaaaaaaactaaaCGATACTGAAGTGCTCATAAAAAAGCTGAATATGAAACGTAGCATGCTACAGAAGGAATTAGCGTCTAATGAGCccaaattatttcaagCTAAAAGAGAACATGAAAAATCCAGTAAAATAATGgaacaaaatgaaaaatattgtgGAGAACTACGATCGCAACTGGCCAGTTTTGGTTATGACCCGGATTTgctaaaatttttgagaaaagaagagagtGAAGTGCAACAACAACTGTATAGGGCTAACGAGGAAGCTGAGGCGCTTAAAAGGCGCGTTGCAAATATTGAGTTTAACTACACAAGGCCTTCTGCAAATTTTGATCCAAAATCAGTGAAAGGTGTTGCAGCTCAATTATTCACGGTTGATCAAcaacaatttgataatgcAATTGCTTTACAGGTGTGTGCAGGTGGCAGACTCtataatattattgttgATAACGAGATAACTGCATCACAACTGCTTGAGAGGGGAAGACTAAAAAAGCGTGTCACAATTATACCACTAAGTAAGATTGCAACAAGAACcttgaataaaaatacCCTGGCCTTAGCCAAAGAGCTGGCTCCTGGAAAAGTAGAACTAGCATTGAACCTGATCGgatatgatgatgaagtgAGTAAAGCTATGGAATTCATATTTGGTAACGGTCTAGTTTGCAAAGATGCCGATACTGCAAAAAAGGTTACTTTCCACCCTAATATTCGTACCAGAAGTATCACACAACAAGGTGACGTATATGATCCAGAAGGTACTCTTTCTGGTGGTAGTAGAAATACTACGCGCTCTTTACTAGTTGATatccaaaaatataatcacGCAGTGGCTAAAGTGAATGAGCTAGAACTAAAGCTTATTGAgatgcaaaaaaaattgaaagaacaGGAAGAGACGTCTCAAAAAACAAAGTCATTACAAAATGAGTTGAACTTAGCTGATCATAAGCTTAATATTGCACAACGACGTTTGGTAGAAAATTCAGCTGctcaaatcatcaaaagaaataaagaaCTGCATGAAGAATTGCAAGGATGTGAGGAGCAAATTCttgttgaaaagaaaaatgctAGTGCTTTAGAGATTGAAATTGAGACTACAAAAAAGGATGcagaagaattttcaaaagataaaaattcCAAGTTGAGCAAGCTAAAAAATGAGATTGAAAAACTGAATAAAGCTATTGAAGACgtagaaaataaatcagaATCACTATACGATTTGTATCAGAATTTACAGTTGGAAACTGAGCAATTGGcgaatgaaataaaatcaaataaagaaatgatgGAGCAGACAAAAGCAAACGTCGGcaaattagaagaagaaaaggtaTCTGTAGACTCACACCTACAAGAATTAAATACTTCGTTAATTGAAGTGCAAACAAGGGTAAAAGAAGAGAGGGCAAGACTCTTAGGgattgatgaagaattgaaggaACTTGAATCTTTAGTTAAGAGTAAGCAAGATACAAAATCACAacatgaaattgatttgaaaaagattaccaatgaaacaaattcATTCAGGCAAAATTCCACGAATTTGCAAGCCAATATAGAGAAACTTATTGATGAGCATGAATGGCTCCAGGATATGGAAGTGGTGAAAGGCATTGTCAATCAGTATCATGGTATAAACTTACAGGAGTACACTGAACGACAGAAGCAACTTCACGAGAAATTTAGTGAAATGAAACGAAAGGTGAACCCTAATATCATGAGTATGATAGAAAACgtagaaaagaaagagacGGCATTGAAAACTATGATAAGAACGATCGAAAAGgataaaatgaaaattcaagaaacaaTAGGCAAGCTCAATGAGTATAAAAGAGAAACTCTTATAAAAACTTGGGAGAAGGTTACAAAtgattttggaaaaatatttgaggATTTGTTACCTAATTCATTTGCAAAATTAGTACCATGTGAGGGAAAGGATGTCACTGAGGGACTTGAGGTGAAGGTCAGGCTAGGTACTATATGGAAAGAGAGTTTAGTCGAGTTATCTGGGGGTCAGCGGTCCTTGATTGCATTATCGCTGATTATGGCATTGTTACAATTTAGACCCGCTCCTATGTATATCTTGGATGAAGTTGATGCGGCACTGGATTTGAGTCACACACAAAACATCGGTCATCTGATCAAAACAAGATTCAAGGGTTCGCAGTTCATTGTTGTGTCCCTGAAGGAAGGTATGTTCAACAATGCGAATAGAGTGTTTAGGACAAGATTTCAAGACGGTACCTCTGTAGTCAGTATCATGTAG
- the RPL2A gene encoding 60S ribosomal protein uL2 (similar to Saccharomyces cerevisiae RPL2A (YFR031C-A) and RPL2B (YIL018W); ancestral locus Anc_7.187): MGRVIRNQRKGAGSIFTSHTRLRQGAAKLRTLDYAERHGYIRGVVKQIVHDAGRGAPLAKVVFRDPYKYKLREEIFIANEGVHTGQFIYAGKKASLNVGNVLPLGSVPEGTIVSNVEERPGDRGAIARASGNYVIVIGHNPDENKTRIRLPSGAKKIVSSDARGVIGVIAGGGRVDKPLLKAGRAFHKYRLKRNSWPKTRGVAMNPVDHPHGGGNHQHIGKASTISRGAVAGQKAGLIAARRTGLLRGSQKTQD, translated from the exons ATGG GTAGAGTTATTCGTAACCAAAGAAAAGGTGCTGGTTCTATCTTCACCTCCCACACTAGATTAAGACAAGGTGCTGCTAAATTGAGAACCTTGGATTATGCTGAACGTCATGGTTACATCCGTGGTGTCGTCAAGCAAATCGTTCACGATGCCGGTAGAGGTGCCCCATTAGCTAAGGTTGTCTTCCGTGACCCATACAAGTACAAATTACGTgaagaaatcttcattGCTAACGAAGGTGTCCACACTGGTCAATTCATTTACGCCGGTAAGAAGGCTTCTTTAAACGTCGGTAACGTTTTACCATTAGGTTCTGTCCCAGAAGGTACCATCGTTTCCAACGTTGAAGAAAGACCAGGTGACAGAGGTGCTATTGCTAGAGCTTCTGGTAACTACGTTATCGTCATTGGTCACAACCCAGATGAAAACAAGACTAGAATCAGATTACCATCTGGTGCCAAGAAGATTGTTTCTTCTGACGCTAGAGGTGTCATCGGTGTTATTGCTGGTGGTGGTAGAGTTGACAAACCATTATTAAAGGCTGGTCGTGCTTTCCACAAGTACAGATTAAAGAGAAACTCTTGGCCAAAGACCCGTGGTGTTGCCATGAACCCAGTTGACCATCCTCATGGTGGTGGTAACCATCAACATATTGGTAAGGCTTCTACCATTTCTAGAGGTGCTGTTGCTGGTCAAAAGGCTGGTTTAATTGCCGCCAGAAGAACCGGTTTATTACGTGGTTCTCAAAAGACTCAAGATTAG
- the RRT5 gene encoding Rrt5p (similar to Saccharomyces cerevisiae YFR032C; ancestral locus Anc_7.188) has translation MSATDSTNDVTTKRVYISNLNFNTGEKELQDYLVDFKPRTVYIPCNPHKDFRRKYFNRPMGIAYAEFESVEEAKAAIDGLNEKDFKGRPLKLKPYIPYTPHPKGRSSSNVASSETLIANNQEAAIEPSVAANTEPVEQKRTRYGRLRGMSGDISKDTVYCKYLPVGVDDSHLRALFSAYSPREIWIFKSTPQRKICVPVSREPFTAALITLDTEVELKEICKLMSKGKLLGKKVSIKPAFIKKIEEVKQVALEDQPNLVVQEDVVIEQASREQPAENEQTTANAHLVTNETITMQEEVLVAI, from the coding sequence ATGTCTGCCACTGATTCTACAAACGATGTTACTACGAAAAGGGTATATAtctcaaatttaaattttaataCTGGTGAGAAGGAACTACAAGACTACCTTGTGGACTTTAAACCAAGAACAGTATACATTCCTTGTAATCCTCATAAGGattttagaagaaaatattttaatcgTCCAATGGGGATTGCTTACGCAGAATTTGAATCTgtagaagaagcaaaagCAGCCATTGACGgattaaatgaaaaagatttcaaagGTAGaccattgaaattgaaaccATATATCCCTTATACCCCACATCCCAAAGGAAGATCTTCCTCGAATGTAGCATCTTCCGAAACGCTTATCGCCAATAATCAAGAAGCTGCTATTGAACCTTCCGTTGCCGCTAATACAGAGCCTGTAGAACAGAAACGCACTAGGTACGGTAGGCTAAGGGGGATGAGTGGTGATATTTCCAAAGATACTGTttattgtaaatatttaccTGTTGGAGTCGATGATTCTCATCTTAGAGCATTATTTAGTGCATATTCTCCAAGGGAAATCTGGATTTTTAAAAGTACACCTCAGAGGAAAATCTGTGTTCCAGTTAGCAGGGAACCATTTACTGCAGCATTGATTACTTTAGATACTGAAGTTGAGTTGAAGGAAATTTGTAAGCTTATGTCAAAGGGCAAATTATTAGGTAAAAAAGTAAGTATAAAACCAGcttttattaaaaaaattgaagaggTCAAACAAGTTGCCCTAGAAGATCAGCCAAACTTAGTTGTCCAGGAAGATGTCGTGATAGAACAAGCAAGTCGTGAACAACCAGCTGAAAACGAACAAACGACAGCCAATGCTCATTTAGTAACAAATGAGACAATAACAATGCAAGAAGAAGTTCTAGTAGCTATTTAG
- the RPL29 gene encoding 60S ribosomal protein eL29 (similar to Saccharomyces cerevisiae RPL29 (YFR032C-A); ancestral locus Anc_7.189), translating to MAKSKNHTAHNQTRKAHRNGIKKPKTYKYPSLKGVDPKFRRNHKHALHGTAKALAAERAAKK from the coding sequence atggCTAAGTCTAAGAACCATACCGCTCACAACCAAACCAGAAAGGCCCACAGAAACGGTATCAAGAAGCCAAAGACCTACAAGTACCCATCTTTAAAGGGTGTTGATCCAAAGTTCAGAAGAAACCACAAGCACGCTTTACACGGTACTGCCAAGGCTTTAGCTGCTGAACGTGCTGccaagaaataa